The DNA segment CTCTCAACCAGAATCCCGTTTACATTTTGGACGATATAAGAGGTGAGATATTTCTCCTCAAGCTCCTCCACTCCATCCGTTATGCAGATGGAAAACGTAATATTTTGTTCTCTGAGTACATCCTTTAATGCCTGTATAATATTTCTGGTACGCGGCAAAGTGATATCCTTCACCAGCATACCGAAGCGGTAATTCCTCTGTTTTGCTTTTACATTTGTTTTTGATTTTTCGCCCTTTGGCTCCGTTGTCTTTTCGTTTGTCTTATTTGCTTTACTTCCTCTGGCAACATAACCGGTTTCCTGAATGGCAGCACGTATCCTCTCTGCGATCTCCTCCCGTACATTTTCCTGTTTGAGAAAGCGGGATACGGTTGCTTTGGAAACACCGGCAAGTTCAGCAACGTCCGCAATCGTAGCTTTTTTCATACTCGAACATCCTTTCCATGAGTCATATAGCTTTATTTTACATTATTTTCTAAAATTTTGAAACCTTTTTTTCTTCTACGGTTTTCAAAAGGCGCTCCAGCACATAGGCAACCCCGTGTTCAGCATTGCTTCGCGTCTGATAATTGGCAGCTTCTTTTATGATATCCGCTGCATTTGCCATCGCAAAGCTGTAGCGGAATTCCTGCATCATAGAAAGGTCGTTCAGGCTGTCTCCAAATACCATAACTTCATCCGGATGCAAGCCCTGTTCTTCACACAGCTTTTTCAGTGCCAGCCCCTTTTGTGCATGGGCGGCTGTGATTTCGATATTATCCGCAATGGAATTGGTGACAGCAGTATGCTTGAGTGCTTGCAGCTGTGTACGCACAAAATGCAGCTGCTGTCTATCGTCCCCAAAGGCTTCCAGTTTATATAAGATAGGCTTCTCCTGCAGATAACGAAAGACATCTTCAATTTCTCTGTCATAGCTTCCAAAGGAGGATTCCTCCATAAGCCTGGATATTTCATCATCCCGCATGCCCTGCTTACGCATATGCTGCATAAACATCGCCCTGCCCTTTTCCGGTGAGCTGCTGACAACTCCCTCGTCTGTATACATATGATAAGGCAGTCCGCTGTTCTCCAGAATATGGATTGCGGCAATAGCGGTATCCAATGGCAGCGGCGTATGAGAGAGCCGTCTTCCCTGTGCATCCGTTATCAAAGCTCCGTTTAACAGCAGACAGTCACAGCGAATCCCCTCTTTTTCAAACATAGGCGCCACACTTTGATAATTTCGGCCGGTTGCGGCCATAAACGTGATACCAGCCTGTTGAAGGTTATGAATCGCCTGAATATTACGCAAAGGCAGCTGATGGGCTTCATCCAGCAGGGTACCGTCCAAATCACAGGCTACAAGTTTAATCATAGAACAACCTCTCTTTCGCATACCTGTATATTTTACCATGCATTCGACTTTCTTCACAATGAAAATCGTGCTAGAATAAAGAAAAGACAGGAGTTGATCAACATGCTGGAAACTGGCAGCAAAGCTATTGATTTTACATTACCGGATGAACAAGGCAATCCGGTTTCCTTACATTCCTTTAAAGGGAAAAAGGTTGTGCTGTATTTTTATCCTAAGGATAATACCCCGGGATGCACAAAGCAGGCCTGCGCATTTAAGGCAGCCTATGATGAATTTAAACGAGAGGATATCGTGGTCATTGGAATCAGTAAGGATTCCAGTGCTTCCCATGTGAAATTTAAGGAGAAATATGAATTACCGTTTCTTCTGCTTTCGGATACTGAGCTAAAGGTTATTCAGGCCTATGATGTCTGGAAGGAAAATAAGCTGTATGGAAAGACCTATATGGGTGTGACGCGTTCCACCTATGTGATCGATGAGGAGGGCATCATTATAAAAACCTTTGAGAAGGCAAGCCCTGCCAACAATGCGGCGGATATCCTCCAGTATCTGAGAGAGAACAGGTAATTGAAATTCCCGTAATATGGAAGCTGTATGATTGAAGCGGATAAGAGCTTCCTAAATGCAAAAAAATGAGCAATGCTCATTTTTTTTGACGAATACGTAAAAGACTGCTGTTCAGATTGCGGCTTGCCTCACTTCCTGTAGCTTGCAGCTGCAGGTGATATTGCATACAGATCAGGCTGGAGGTCACCGCAAATAGTAGAAAATGCTCCATGATCAACAGACAGATATCGATCGTCAGTGTGCTTTCCTTTGCATAGCTCAGATACAGCAAAGACAGACCTGTATACACGATTGCAAACAGCTGCAGCGATGTTGTGACGGATACGGCTGCGGCCTCTTTATGTATTGACATCTTCCTTCGCTTTTGAACAAGGAAGCTGATCAGAAAGCAGCCTAGAACAAAGCCGGTTCCCAGTGCCGCCTTACGCAGAACATCCTCTGCCGTTTCCGCATGCAGATAAACCAATATGCCATACAGGGGAAGATCAACCAATATGTACAGCAGCATAACCGGTAAACGGGTAGTCGTTAAAGAATGCCTTCTTAGTGTGAAGAAAACAATTCCAGCACTCACTGCAAGCAGCAGTGTGGCTATACTCAAAGATCGCATGCCTGTTCCCTCCCTTCGCTTTGCAGCATTAGCTTCTGCTGATGCAATACCGCAAGCATGTGCTGCTGCAGCCATAAAAGCAGCTCTGTACGCATGATATATACATACTCCTCCTGCTGTTCACGTTCCTCCTCATGAAAGCTGTAATACTGAATTTTCATTTGCTCCACATCCTGAACGGATATGGTATTAAGCTGATGTAGTGCTAATAGAACAGCATTTATAGCATGGTATCCAGGCTGCTCCACACGCTGGCGAGGTGCCATCATGACATATCCATGCTCCCTGGCATAGGGTACCTCCTGATACAATCCGGTATACGCACACAAATATGAAAGAACCTCACATACATACTCACGGATACCTTCCTTTTCCTGCACCGGAATCTGTGATGCGGCGGCATAATACAGCTGCTCCAGCAGCTCCTCCTCCGGATCAATGCCGTGTTTTTTTCTGCCATGCAGAGCTGAAGCATACCGGTTGATCCAGAAAAACGGCAGAATCGCTGATATAACATCGACAAGTGAAGCGATCAGAAAGCAGATCAGTGCCGTATTACGCGCTGCCTCTGACTCGGTAAAGCGTGAGAAGGCAATAACGGTTATATCGGTAAAGGAGCGGTTTTTCAGATAGCTTGTATCCAGTGCTTTCATAATGACATTCACTGTTTTCGCATCCAGTGCCTGCAATACCTTGGCATGGTCCTTTAAAGCATAATAGCTGTCCGATATTTGCAGCTCCAAATCAATACGGAACTTCTGATATTCCTCCTGATGCATATTCTGAAACGGCAGAAATGCACGCAGCAGGCTGGTTACTGCAGCTTCCTGCTCCTGCTGGCCGGAACCGAGAATGTTATGTTTCTGCTGAAGCGTTTGTATATCGGTAAGCTTTAGCTCTTGAAATTGCTGGTACTGTGTCACCATCTGCATAAGCTGATCCAGTGTCACCTGCATTGGTTTTAGATCCTTCATGCTGTCTGCGCCGGCTTCCTTCAGAAAAGAATTCAGTGTATCCAGCAAATGATTATAGGAAAGTGTCAGGTTCTGAAATTCTGTATAGGTCTTTTGGGAGGGCTGTTTGCGCGTTCCGGAAGACAGCTCATCCAGCTCCTTCTTCATATTCTGCAAATTGGAAGAAGATGCGGCAACTTGTAATTGCTTGATCGCTGCTTTCAGCTTTTCTACCTTTTCTTCATTATCAGCAATTTTTTCCAAGGCCTTTGACAACTCTTTCTGATCTGTTGTCTGTGTTACACTGGTTCCACCATCAGACAGCTGTGAGGTAGTAACTGAGGTAGAGGGCTGAATAGATTGCAGGGTTCCGGATTTTTTCTGTATGGATGCAATAGAGCTATCAGTTATACTGATCAGCTGCTTTGCCTGGTTCTGCAAAGAATTCAGCGAACGCTCATAGGATACATAGTCACCATATACAGCGCCTAATTCTTCCTTTGCGGCAGTAAAGCTGCTCTGGTATTCCTTATATTGATTTTTATAATCATTTAATGGCGATATCGTATTGTTTATAATACCGACATAGGATGTAAGCACGGATATACACACAATCACCAGAAAGATCATATATCTGGTCGGCTTCATATGCGCATGCTGCCCGGCCTGCTTACTAAAGTAAAACAATAGCACCTGTACCACCATGGCGAATAAAAATGGAGCCAGCGGATTAAGATCCAGCAGATAATACCGCGCACCACGATAGGTCGTTGTTAATGAAATCAACTGCAGCGCAAAGGTGGCAAATAAAATAATCATGGTCGCATGCTGTCCGGTTCTGGCATTTCGCGGGAACAGGATATCACGGATCTGCTGTGCCTGCTCATCCTCCTTACGCAGCATGTCCTTTCTGTTTCTCTGGTTAAGCTGTCGCTTATGACGATCCTCAATACGATCACGCGCTGCTTGTTTCAGTAAATCAAACAGGGAGCCGATAACACGGATTCCTTTTTTCAAACCATTATACAGATACAGAAACAGTTGGCAGATATCCTGCAAAGGATGAAAAGCACGCTGCTTCTTTTCTTTTGTTTCTTGTTCCATAAAACCTCCTTTTTCCCCTATAGGAATTATATATAAGGGAATTAAAGGAATGCTGTAAGAAAAACAAAAGATTTTCTAAAGAAAGCATCGTCTTTTTTTTAACATGGAAATCACCGTATTTTTTACATAAGGAGACTTTTATAGAGGCTGCTGAATATGGACATTATTCTGAATAGCTGTACATTGATCTGTTGCAGCCCCACAAATTCCAGAATATACTGAGCCTATACCATAAAAAAAGCCGTCAGGTTATTCACCCAGCAGCTTTATGATTTATTGATTAGTACATTGGCCCTGCAGGCATTGGAGGCATTGGAGCTTCCTTTTCCTTAATAGCTGCAACACCGGCTTCTGTCGTCAGGAACAGAGCGGAGATGCTTGCAGAATTAAGCAGTGCGCTTCTTGTAACCTTAGTAGGATCAATGATGCCTTCCTTGAACATATCCACCCAGTTACCGTTTTTCGCATCAAATCCGATATTTTCTTTGGAGCTCTTCTGCTGCTCAACGATTTCCTCAGCATTGTAGCCTGCATTTTCTGCAATCTGTGCGATAGGAGCCAGCAGCGCATCCATAACTACCTTGATACCCTTTTGTACATCCACTACATCAGATTTCAGTTCATCCTTTAACGCGATGTATGCTTCTACCAGAGCAGCACCACCACCGATAACGATACCTTCTGCGACAGCAGCACGTGTTGCATTCAATGCATCCTCAATACGCAGCTTCTTTTCCTTCAGTTCACTTTCCGTTGTTGCCCCAACCTTGATGATTGCAACACCGTTGCTCAGCTTACCAAGACGCTCTGCATAACGCTTCTTATCGTAATCGCTCTTGCAGTTTTCCATCTGTGCGCTGATTTCCTTTACGCGTGCCTCGATTGCATCCTTTGCACCGTTTCCGCCGATCATCGTAGTATTGTCCTTTGTTACGACAACCTTTTTAACAGTTCCTAAATCCTCCAGCTTCATTTCCTTCAGATCCATGCTTAAATCCTTAGAATAGAAGTTAGCACCTGTCAGAATTGCGATATCCTTCAGGATTTCCTTCTGGTTGTCTCCAAAGCCTGGTGCCTTTGTAGCTACAACATTGAAGGTACCACGCAGTTTATTTACTACCAGTGTAGAGGTTACCTCATTTTCAATATCGTCTGCCACCAGCAGCAGCGGCTTGTTTGTCTGTACAACCTGCTCCAGCACTGGCAGAATTTCCTGTACATTGTTGATTTTCTGGTCTGTGATCAGAACATATGCATTTTCCAGTTCAGCCTGCATTTTTTCATGATCGCTTACCATATATGGAGATACATAGCCCTTGTCATACTGCATACCCTCACTGATTTCCAGCTCGGTATCAAAGCCGTTGGATTCATCAACGGAGATAACACCGTTACGTCCAACCTTTTCCATAGATTCAGCGATGATGGTACCAACTTCCTTGCTTCCGCTGGAAATTGCTGCTACGCTTGCGATATCATTGCTGGTTTCCACCTTATGGGATTTCTCCAGGATGTGTTTTGCAACCTCCTTGCTTGCATATTCAATACCTTCTCTCATCAGAACAGGGTTTGCTCCCTTTTCCACCTGACGAAGACCGTTACTGATCATGCTCTGAGCCAGAATGGTAGCTGTTGTAGTTCCGTCACCAGCAGTATCGTTGGTTTTGTTTGCCACCTCATATACCAGTTTTGCACCCATGTTTTCAAACTTGTCTTCAAGTTCGATTTCCTTTGCGATGCTGACACCGTCATTGGTAATCAGCGGAGAACCGTATTCCTTTTCCAAAACGACATTACGTCCCTTTGGTCCAAGTGTCACACGTACTGCGTCTGCCAGTACATTCACACCGTTCAGCATTGCTGTTCTTGCATCTTTTGAAAAACGTACTTCTTTTGCCATGTTTATTACCTCCTGTTATGTTTTTAAGCCAATACAGCTAAAATATCTTCAGCTTCAATAATAATGTATTCTTCATCGTCCAGTTTTACATTCGTACCGGAGTATTCTTTATAAACCACCTTATCATTCTCCTTGATATCAGCCTTGCTGTCAGGCCCGATGGCTACAACTGTTGCATAGCTTGGAACATTTTTGGAATTGTCTGTCAGAATAATTCCGCTGGCAGTTGTTGTTTCCTTTTCTGCCTTTTCTTTCTTCAAAATGACGTTATCGTGTAATGGTTTTAACATATAAAAATACCTCCTTGTCTTTTAGCACTCGCAGTTCTCAACTGCTAACACATACTATTATACTCAATTTTAGCACTTTGGCAAGAGGATTGCTAAAAAAAGATGAGAAAATTTAAGATGGCCGCTTACGGCATCCGATATTGCCTTTTTCCATGCTTTTACCGCACAGTAATACAGGGATCCTTTTATTGTATGCTGGTAACGCTTCTCCTATGCAAATAAAAAAAGATAAGGCATTTTTCTGCTTTTCAAACAAATGATATGGAAATGATATACAAAGAAACAAAGGACGCGAAATCACTTGTACTACCATGATTTTGCGTCCTACAGCTTATCTGTTATAGAAACAGCTTCCGGTATGGAAACACTGCTTTTATCCTGCTGCTGATACTTTTTTTATTTTGTATATGCGGCATCGTCCAATGTAATTGCAAACTGCTTGAGGAATACTGCGATATCCTTTTTAACTGCTGCTGCTTTTTCATAGCGGATGTTCTGGCGTGCCCAGGTTTTCTGTGCAATCTGTGCACTTGGGATTCCAAGCTTTTCAACCGTTGCTGCTTCCACCGCCTTGGCAATCGCTGCATCATCAGCCTTCTTCACGAAGTCCTCAGCCTCTTGCCGATAGGCTGCAACCTTTTCTTCACTGCCCTTTTTAATAAACAATGCCGCCTGTGGATATCCGCTTTGTTCCAGCTGATTCTTATCCTTGTACTCCTGTTGAAGATCCTTCAGCACCTTTAATTCCATTCCCTTTTCCTTCGCCTTGGCAATCGTTGCAGTAGCTGCAGGCTCTGCCAGCAGACCAACCGCTGCTTTTTTGCTCAACAGCTGCGCCTGAACTTCATTAGCTGAATTGAAATAGCGGATTTCCGGTGTTATGCTGCCAAGATCCATGCTGCTTTCCAGAACCTTCTGCGGCACGGCTTTTTCACCAAACGCCGCAAATATACCTTCGCTTTGTAAGGCTGCTTCATCCGTTCCAACAATATACAGATTGCCCCACGTAACAACAGAGTCTATGAGGTAATCACTCTTTCCTTTGGAAAGCAGGGTTGCCCCCAGATTGATCGGAGCGATAATTGCATCATATTCCCCATCCTTTTTCGCAAGCTGGGCACGCAGGACATCGGTACCGTCCACAGTATCAATAGTTACATTTTTATTATCGTAAAGTCCCAGCAGGGATAACGATGGAGCGCCCATAGGCGCAAGAATTTTGATTGGCTCTTCCTTTTTGGTTTCCTGTTCCTCCTGCTTACTGCTCTGTGTGCTACAGGCGGTCATAGAAACCGCCACCAATGCAGCGAGTGCACCCTTGATCAGCTTCATGACAGTGTTTTCTCCTCTACAGCACTGTTCATCATAGCGATGAAATCCTCCAGCGGCATTGTCAGGGATTCCTTACTCTGTGCGCGTCGCAGTGTCACGCTTCCATTTTCAATTTCTCCATCACCGATCACAAGCTGATAAGGAATCTTGGAAAGCTGTGCTTCACGAATACGGTATCCAAGTTTCTCATTTCTTGCGTCCAGCTTACTGCGGTAACCCAATGCTAATAGCTTCTCATTTACTTCATTTGCATATTCCAGATGTTTTTCATGGTGAACCGGTACCACGCTCACCTGCTGCGGAGCTAGCCATACTGGGAAATGTCCGGCGAAATGCTCGATCAGGATACCGATAAAGCGTTCTATGGAACCAAAGATTACGCGGTGCAGCATGACCGGGCGTACCTTGCTGCCATCCTTTTCAACATAAGTTAAATCAAAGCGCTCCGGCAGATTCATATCCAGCTGGATCGTACCGCACTGCCATTCCCTTCCCAGAGAATCCTTGATATGGAAGTCCAGCTTCGGGCCGTAAAATGCTCCGTCCCCAGGGTTTACCTTATATTCCTTACCGGCATGCACGCAGGCATCCGCAAGTGCTTTTTCACTCTGCTCCCAGATTGCCAGATCCCCGATATACTTCTTTTCCGGGCGTGTTGACAGCTCAATGCGATAGCTCAAACCAAATACGGAATACACACGGTCGATAAACTGAATCAGGCGCATGACTTCCCCTTCAATCTGATCCGGACGCATGAAAATATGCGCATCATCCTGTGTAAATGTACGAACACGGAACAGTCCGTTCAAAGCGCCGCTTGCCTCATGACGGTGTACCTGTCCCAGCTCACCCATTCGCAATGGAAGATCCTTATAGGAATGCAGACCGTTTTTAAACACCAGCAGCGATCCCGGACAGTTCATTGGCTTAATCGCGAATTCACGATCATCCACCATGGTCGTATACATATTCTCTTTATAATTTTCCCAGTGTCCGCTTACTTCCCACAATTCCTTACTCATCATAATCGGAGTTTTAATAAACTGATAATTCTCTTTTGTATGCTCCTCATACCAGAAATTTTCCAGCAGATTACGGATAATCATACCATTTGGCAAAAAGAACGGCATACCGGGAGCATATTCACTCATCATGAACAGACCCAGCTCTCTGCCCAGCTTTTTGTGATCACGTTTTTTTGCTTCCTCCAGCAGGTGCAGATGCTCCTCCAGCTCTTCTGCAGAAGGAAAACAGATTCCATAAATTCTCTGCAGCATCTTATTGCTGGCATCGCCCTTCCAATAGGCACCGGAATGCTTTAACAGCTTGAAATTCTTTAACTGCTTCACAGTATCTACATGAGGGCCGCGGCACAGGTCAATAAATTCACCCTGCTGATAACAGGTAATCGTTCCATCCGCAAGATCACGAATCAAATCCATTTTATATGGATCATCCTTAAACATTTCCATTGCCTCATCCTTGGAAATTTCCTTGCGTACGATACGTTTGCCATCCTTGGCAATCTTTTTCATTTCTTTTTCAATTTTCGCAAGGTCTTCTTCCTTAATGACTTCATCACCCAGGTCTATATCGTAATAGAACCCCTCGCTGATAACCGGTCCTACCCAGAATTTTGCCTGTGGATACAGACGCTTTACAGCCTGTGCCATCATATGTGCACAGGAATGATTCAATTTGCTTAATTCCTCATGCTCTTTAATATCAATCATTTTCATTTCCTCCTATCCAGAATATATCAAAAGCCTCATTTGTTTCCGGTACCTGATACCTTCGTTCCCATATACCGCCTGCATGCTCTATCGTTTTCCTTGACGCGATATTGTCACTGCGGCAGCTGACCATAACCGCATGCAAACAATACTCCTGCTTTGCAAGAATAACAGCCTGTTGCAGCATCTCACTCGCTATTCCCTGTTTTCGATACAGCGGATGCACGCGATATCCGATATGCCCGATGTACTGCCTCAGAAATGGGTTTAATTCATGCCGCAGCAGCAGCGTTCCAACGATTTCACCTTCCTGCTTGCAGACATACAGACTGCTGGGTACAATTCCCTTTGGCAGATGTCTGCTGTTATGCCAGTCTATCTGTGCCTTTAGAAAGCTGTTCATATCCGCATACCGACAGCGAAACGGCAAGATATCTGTTTCGTGGGCTTTTTGGCAGGCAGCTTCATACCGCTGCAGGGCATCGGCATCAGAAAGCTTTACAAGCTCAAGTTGCATACCGTCACCTCCATGAAAAAAAGACTGCATCCAAAGGACGTCAGTCTTACACGCGGTACCACCTTTGTTCATATGATATCTCATATGCACTCAATCCCGTAACGCAGGTATGCGGCAATCCCTTTCGGGTGCTACTCCAAGGGAGTAAGATCAGTATTCCTTCAAAGGACTTTCACCAGCCGTCCTTCTCTCTGCATCAGAATAAAAATCTCATATCCTTTTCCCAGTATTTTATGTATGTCTATTTTATACACCATTCCTGTCCATATGTCAAATGATTCTCCCGGAATAGCGAAGTAAAATCGTAAATTCATTCTGTTTACGAAAGGAGATGGACACAACTGCTGCAAATATAAGCTGCTACCGCTCATTGTGAATGCTCAGTATTTCATGGATTTCGTCTTTTTGCACAATAAATTTTATGGTATTCTGAATTCTAACTTTTGTAGATATTTTCATAAAAACGTGTATAATTTACATATTTTTGGTATTTCGCTTTCAAATTGGTAAATTTTAACAGTTTCATTTCTACTGAAGTCTAGTATAATTTTCACATGCATGGAAAGGAGTATGTACATGAGAAAAACTTATGGTTATGTCCGAGTTTCCAGTCAGGATCAGAATGAAGCTAGACAATATCTGGAATTATTGGACATGGGAATTGAAAAGAAGTATATTTACATGGATAAACTGAGTGGTAAAGATTTTAATCGGCCTGCGTATCATAAGCTTGTCTATAAGAAACTGAAGCAGGGGGATTTGCTTGTTGTAAAGAGTATTGACCGTCTCGGCAGAAATTACAATGAAATTCTGCAGGAATGGAAGTACATAACCAAAGACAAGAAGGTGGATATCAAAATACTGGATATGCCCCTTCTTGACACTGATCAGAAAAAGGATTTAATCGGAACGCTGATCGGAGATATCGTATTGCAGCTCTTGAGCTTTGTTGCGGAAAACGAACGTATGAATATCCATCAGCGGCAGGCGGAGGGTATCCGCGCAGCAAAAATGCGGGGTGTCCGCTTTGGCCGTCCAAAGATTGCTTTGCCGGATGATTTTGAGGAAATCGTATATTTATGGCAGCAGGGGGAATTGCAGAGTAAGGAAGCAATTGCCATTTCCGGGTTGAAATATTCTACCTTTTACAAAAAGGTAAAGGAATTAGAGGATGGTAAAATCAATTCCGATACATTATAAAGAGCCTGTCAGAAGAAAAAGAAAACAAGTCCTGAGATTTATGTCAGAGACTTGTTTTTTATATCGTATACTACCAGCTTCCGCCGCCACCGCCGCCGAAGCCGCCGCCGGAGAAGCCTCCACCGGAAAATCCGCCGCCGCCAAAACCGCCGCCAAAGCTCCCACCGCCGGATCCGCTCTTAGGTGCCGGAACGTATGTAGCCGCAGCTGATATATCATGAAAGCAGTAATGGAAATGATTCCACCAGAGCATCGTTGTAAATACACCTGTTGAATCATAGCCCTGATACCATGAAGGTGCCGTTACCGCAATCGTTTCAAACTTCTTCACCCATACATCACTGACTCCCAATACATAGGCATATGGAAGAATTGAGAAAAATGCAGAGGGATCATCCTGCGCGAGCATTTCCAGACGCTCCTTTTCACAGGTTATAATGAAATCCTTTAGTCCTAGTATCTGCCCCAGCCAGCGCGTTCCCTGCTCACTTCGTTTATCCATAAATATCATAATCAGAATCAGCAGGATAGATATGACAGCATGAAGCAGCACTGCCCACAGCTGACCGCCTACATACAGCTGCAAGCCGCCATTTACCGCGATCAAAATACCATTGATAAAGACCATCAGACAAACGACAAGCAGGAATGTGGAACGCTTCATAACATAGCGCTTACGCATGATGATGATCCACGGTATGCAGGATATCATAAGGATAACAGCAGGTATGCAGTATGGTATCGCAAACAGATTCATTTCATATTTCGCTTTTGCACTGAAAAAGGAAAGCAGTAGCCCCGGCAGTGCGATGAAAATGATCATCAGCACCTGCAGTGCAATCGAAGTATTTGTAAAGATGCGTTTCTTTGGATCCTTGTTGAAATAGCTGCGCAGCATGCTTTTCGCATTCGCCAAGCCTCTGCGCACATCCTCATTCTTCATTCCTTCTTCCGTAACTGTTGTTTCCCGGATAAAAATGGAATCAAAGAAAACACGTTCATATGCATGACTGTTCTCCTTTGTCATATCCTGCAGCTTCTCCAGCTGAAAGCCGTCCTTCAGATCATAGATTTTGATAAATCCGCGATTTGCCCAGTCAATGATCAGTGATAGGATATCCTTATTTTCAACCATATTGTCAATGACATAGCCAACACCGGCACTATCCAGACCATCCGGCGCCTTAAATTCAACAGTTGCTATAATTTCATCATCGCGGCCGTATTTCCAGAAAAGCAGCAGAGCCACCATAAGCAAACAAATGGATGCGGCACTGACAGGCACAGAATAATCCTTCGGCTTTGGATACACAAAATAACCGTTTGGCAGATTCACCTTGATCGTTGCACTTTCGTTGGAAAGCAGGATTTTGCTTGTTTCTCCCGTGATGTGTAAATTCTCCACCTCGTGGCTCAGATTGCTCGTCGTCTCTCCAAATGCTCCGCTATAGGTAAATACATTGCCCTCATCAAATTCCTTCGGCATTTTTATATCATAGGATAAGTGCCTGATCTGCGTATCAAAGCTGGATGCAAGATTCCAATATAAGGCCTGTGCATGATTGCTCAAATCCAAATCCTTTGTTTTAACGTGATAGGATATCACATATTTCTGCTCTCCGTAAACGCTCTTGTCGGCATCTCCCAGCTTAACAATAACAGCATCGGCATTCCCCTCCAGGGAACAGGTACGACTGCATTTCACATCACTGACGGGAAAGTAATAGCTCTTTCTTTCCACCTTGCCATCAACATTCCAATCCATACTATAGGATGTCGGAATATTGCGGTAAAAGCCATGCTTTGGTTGTGTAAAATTCAATACATAGGTTTCTGTAACATCAATACCGCCATCCTCATGCACCTCCATGGATACATGCATATCATCAATGACAAAAGCCTCCTGCGCATGTACCGGTACCAGCATGGCAGTAAATAACAGACAACAGACAGCGATCCATCGTTTCATTTTTTTCATATCGTTTCCCTCATAAAAAGGAATAGCCGCGCTATCCCTTTAAAACTGCACCTTAACATTTTCACGCTGGGCAGCATCGTCGATTTCGTACAGCGGTTTTTTTGTCTTGTGGAACATACCGGCAAGCAGATTGCTCGGAAACATTTCCACCAGATTATTGAATTTCACACATACTGCATTATAGTATTTTCGTGCGTTGGCAATTTCAGATTCAATATTCTGCAGCTCTGTCTGCAGCTTGGCAAAATGCTGATCCGCTTTCAGATTCGG comes from the Erysipelotrichaceae bacterium 66202529 genome and includes:
- a CDS encoding Cof-type HAD-IIB family hydrolase produces the protein MIKLVACDLDGTLLDEAHQLPLRNIQAIHNLQQAGITFMAATGRNYQSVAPMFEKEGIRCDCLLLNGALITDAQGRRLSHTPLPLDTAIAAIHILENSGLPYHMYTDEGVVSSSPEKGRAMFMQHMRKQGMRDDEISRLMEESSFGSYDREIEDVFRYLQEKPILYKLEAFGDDRQQLHFVRTQLQALKHTAVTNSIADNIEITAAHAQKGLALKKLCEEQGLHPDEVMVFGDSLNDLSMMQEFRYSFAMANAADIIKEAANYQTRSNAEHGVAYVLERLLKTVEEKKVSKF
- a CDS encoding thioredoxin-dependent thiol peroxidase, with the translated sequence MLETGSKAIDFTLPDEQGNPVSLHSFKGKKVVLYFYPKDNTPGCTKQACAFKAAYDEFKREDIVVIGISKDSSASHVKFKEKYELPFLLLSDTELKVIQAYDVWKENKLYGKTYMGVTRSTYVIDEEGIIIKTFEKASPANNAADILQYLRENR
- the groL gene encoding chaperonin GroEL yields the protein MAKEVRFSKDARTAMLNGVNVLADAVRVTLGPKGRNVVLEKEYGSPLITNDGVSIAKEIELEDKFENMGAKLVYEVANKTNDTAGDGTTTATILAQSMISNGLRQVEKGANPVLMREGIEYASKEVAKHILEKSHKVETSNDIASVAAISSGSKEVGTIIAESMEKVGRNGVISVDESNGFDTELEISEGMQYDKGYVSPYMVSDHEKMQAELENAYVLITDQKINNVQEILPVLEQVVQTNKPLLLVADDIENEVTSTLVVNKLRGTFNVVATKAPGFGDNQKEILKDIAILTGANFYSKDLSMDLKEMKLEDLGTVKKVVVTKDNTTMIGGNGAKDAIEARVKEISAQMENCKSDYDKKRYAERLGKLSNGVAIIKVGATTESELKEKKLRIEDALNATRAAVAEGIVIGGGAALVEAYIALKDELKSDVVDVQKGIKVVMDALLAPIAQIAENAGYNAEEIVEQQKSSKENIGFDAKNGNWVDMFKEGIIDPTKVTRSALLNSASISALFLTTEAGVAAIKEKEAPMPPMPAGPMY
- a CDS encoding co-chaperone GroES, coding for MLKPLHDNVILKKEKAEKETTTASGIILTDNSKNVPSYATVVAIGPDSKADIKENDKVVYKEYSGTNVKLDDEEYIIIEAEDILAVLA
- the thrS gene encoding threonine--tRNA ligase, with the protein product MIDIKEHEELSKLNHSCAHMMAQAVKRLYPQAKFWVGPVISEGFYYDIDLGDEVIKEEDLAKIEKEMKKIAKDGKRIVRKEISKDEAMEMFKDDPYKMDLIRDLADGTITCYQQGEFIDLCRGPHVDTVKQLKNFKLLKHSGAYWKGDASNKMLQRIYGICFPSAEELEEHLHLLEEAKKRDHKKLGRELGLFMMSEYAPGMPFFLPNGMIIRNLLENFWYEEHTKENYQFIKTPIMMSKELWEVSGHWENYKENMYTTMVDDREFAIKPMNCPGSLLVFKNGLHSYKDLPLRMGELGQVHRHEASGALNGLFRVRTFTQDDAHIFMRPDQIEGEVMRLIQFIDRVYSVFGLSYRIELSTRPEKKYIGDLAIWEQSEKALADACVHAGKEYKVNPGDGAFYGPKLDFHIKDSLGREWQCGTIQLDMNLPERFDLTYVEKDGSKVRPVMLHRVIFGSIERFIGILIEHFAGHFPVWLAPQQVSVVPVHHEKHLEYANEVNEKLLALGYRSKLDARNEKLGYRIREAQLSKIPYQLVIGDGEIENGSVTLRRAQSKESLTMPLEDFIAMMNSAVEEKTLS
- a CDS encoding GNAT family N-acetyltransferase is translated as MQLELVKLSDADALQRYEAACQKAHETDILPFRCRYADMNSFLKAQIDWHNSRHLPKGIVPSSLYVCKQEGEIVGTLLLRHELNPFLRQYIGHIGYRVHPLYRKQGIASEMLQQAVILAKQEYCLHAVMVSCRSDNIASRKTIEHAGGIWERRYQVPETNEAFDIFWIGGNEND